From one Paenibacillus terrae HPL-003 genomic stretch:
- the ppdK gene encoding pyruvate, phosphate dikinase, whose product MLKRVYSFNEGKLGMKALLGGKGANLAEMTTLGLPIPPGFTVTTEACRAYFTSGGKLPEGLLGEIVIALHDVEEAQSAIFGDTERPLLVSVRSGSVTSMPGMMDTILNLGLNDETVRGLAEQTGNETFAYDCYRRFIQMFGEVVLGIESNHFDQLQEQSKQTHGRGSDQEVSAEEWKELIAQYKELVKQQSGQPFPQDVYQQLQLAVEAVFRSWNNMRAKVYRKAYGIPDEQGTAVNIQAMVFGNLGNDSGTGVLFTRNPSTGVNELYGEYMVNAQGEDVVAGIRTPNPIPQLLEEQPLVYGRLEELASLLERHYRDMQDIEFTIEKGHLYLLQTRSGKRTAQAAVKIAVDLVEEGIISKEEAIQRIEPSHMDQLLHRSINTSTPLVAIAQGLPASPGAASGRIVFDADTAENWTKDGQKVILVSVETSPDDVHGIIAAEGVLTSRGGMTSHAAVVARGMGKPCICGCDVLSIDLDSRSVSIGNLTFQEGENISIDSTSGQVYQGSLSLNEPVITPELLKLLEIADEIRTLKVYTNADTPLDAAKAREFGAEGIGLCRTEHMFFSGQRLPIVQAMILAEDQEERVLHLNRLLQMQQSDFEAMFSAMDGLPMTIRLLDPPLHEFLPNLEQLQEQQRELELSGGHVEELQRLKSTISKVHDLREINPMLGLRGVRLGILFPEIYDMQVEAIFKAAEAALRGGVDVRPGIMIPLVGHSNELKQMRELVDEVAAQVLSEEFKWFRYRVGTMIEVPRAALLADSVAQYADFFSFGTNDLTQMTFGYSRDDAEGKFLGSYMEQNILESNPFQVLDQDGVGKLIEWAVAKGRSKKPFLETGICGEHGGDSESILFCHRSGLDYVSCSPYRVPFARIAAAQAALLVRAEQPEGALSAL is encoded by the coding sequence ATGCTGAAAAGAGTGTACTCATTTAACGAAGGCAAGTTGGGGATGAAAGCGCTACTAGGAGGAAAAGGCGCCAATCTCGCGGAAATGACGACACTGGGTCTTCCGATCCCTCCCGGCTTTACAGTGACTACCGAGGCGTGTCGAGCCTACTTTACTTCCGGCGGCAAGCTCCCGGAGGGTTTGTTGGGAGAAATCGTCATTGCCCTGCACGACGTTGAGGAAGCCCAGTCGGCTATATTCGGAGATACGGAGCGGCCTTTGCTGGTATCTGTTCGTTCAGGCTCGGTAACCTCAATGCCCGGTATGATGGACACGATTCTGAATCTGGGCTTGAATGATGAAACCGTGCGTGGATTGGCTGAGCAGACGGGTAATGAAACCTTCGCCTATGACTGTTACCGCAGATTTATTCAAATGTTTGGCGAAGTGGTGCTGGGTATCGAATCCAATCATTTTGACCAGCTTCAGGAGCAGAGCAAGCAGACCCATGGGCGTGGCAGTGACCAGGAGGTTAGCGCGGAAGAATGGAAGGAACTGATCGCACAGTATAAAGAGCTTGTCAAGCAGCAGAGCGGACAGCCGTTCCCACAGGATGTGTATCAGCAATTGCAATTGGCAGTAGAGGCTGTGTTTCGAAGTTGGAACAATATGCGTGCCAAGGTGTACCGGAAGGCTTATGGCATTCCGGATGAACAAGGAACAGCAGTGAACATTCAGGCCATGGTGTTTGGCAACCTCGGCAACGACAGTGGAACTGGGGTGCTCTTCACCCGCAATCCCTCCACAGGTGTGAATGAACTGTACGGCGAGTATATGGTAAATGCTCAGGGAGAGGACGTCGTGGCAGGAATAAGAACGCCCAATCCAATTCCTCAACTTTTGGAAGAGCAGCCGCTAGTCTATGGTCGTCTGGAAGAGCTAGCTTCCTTGTTAGAGCGTCATTACCGAGATATGCAGGATATCGAATTCACGATTGAAAAAGGACATCTGTATCTGCTGCAAACGCGAAGCGGCAAAAGAACAGCGCAGGCGGCTGTAAAAATAGCTGTAGATCTGGTGGAGGAAGGGATCATCAGCAAAGAGGAGGCTATCCAACGGATCGAACCGTCCCACATGGATCAACTGCTGCATCGCTCCATTAATACTTCCACACCGCTGGTGGCGATTGCCCAAGGGCTGCCTGCCTCGCCCGGCGCAGCGAGTGGGCGCATTGTATTCGATGCGGATACAGCAGAGAACTGGACGAAGGATGGACAGAAGGTCATTCTGGTCAGTGTGGAGACCTCGCCCGACGATGTTCACGGGATCATTGCCGCCGAAGGCGTGCTGACAAGTCGAGGGGGGATGACCAGCCATGCCGCTGTGGTTGCGAGAGGCATGGGTAAACCCTGCATTTGCGGCTGTGACGTGCTGAGCATTGATCTGGACAGTCGGAGTGTCAGCATCGGTAACCTGACCTTTCAGGAAGGGGAAAATATTTCGATCGATTCGACCTCTGGGCAGGTGTACCAAGGCAGTTTGTCGCTCAACGAGCCAGTCATTACACCGGAGCTGCTGAAGCTGCTGGAGATTGCGGATGAAATTCGGACGTTGAAGGTCTACACCAATGCGGATACGCCACTCGACGCCGCCAAAGCTCGGGAATTTGGAGCTGAGGGCATCGGACTGTGCCGGACAGAGCATATGTTTTTCTCGGGCCAACGGCTGCCTATCGTTCAGGCGATGATTTTGGCCGAAGATCAGGAGGAGCGGGTTCTTCATTTGAATCGTCTGCTGCAAATGCAACAATCCGACTTTGAGGCTATGTTTAGTGCGATGGATGGTTTACCGATGACCATCCGCCTGCTGGACCCGCCGTTGCACGAGTTTCTGCCGAATCTGGAGCAGCTTCAGGAGCAACAGCGGGAGCTTGAGCTTTCCGGCGGCCATGTGGAGGAGCTTCAACGTCTTAAAAGCACTATCTCCAAGGTGCACGACCTGCGGGAGATTAACCCTATGCTGGGATTGCGCGGTGTCCGGCTGGGCATTCTGTTTCCGGAGATATACGATATGCAGGTTGAAGCGATCTTTAAGGCCGCGGAAGCAGCACTGCGCGGGGGCGTGGATGTGAGACCAGGGATTATGATTCCACTGGTCGGCCATTCGAATGAACTCAAGCAGATGAGAGAACTGGTCGATGAGGTGGCAGCTCAGGTGCTTAGCGAAGAGTTTAAGTGGTTCAGGTATCGGGTGGGCACCATGATTGAGGTGCCAAGAGCCGCCCTGCTGGCAGACAGCGTGGCCCAGTACGCCGACTTTTTCTCCTTTGGAACCAATGATCTGACACAAATGACCTTTGGTTACAGCCGGGATGATGCCGAAGGTAAATTCCTCGGCTCCTATATGGAGCAGAATATTCTCGAAAGCAATCCTTTTCAGGTGTTGGATCAGGATGGCGTAGGCAAGCTGATCGAATGGGCAGTTGCCAAAGGCAGGTCAAAAAAGCCTTTTCTGGAGACAGGTATCTGTGGTGAGCATGGCGGGGATAGTGAGTCTATTCTCTTTTGTCACCGCAGTGGACTGGACTATGTCAGTTGCTCACCCTACCGGGTGCCATTTGCTCGCATTGCCGCCGCCCAAGCCGCCTTGCTTGTCAGAGCAGAGCAGCCTGAGGGAGCGTTGTCCGCTTTGTAG
- a CDS encoding ABC transporter substrate-binding protein, whose translation MDNYMSWIKIGFFLSVLFLLAAACTTSPKLENTKGKKVRLTMQVWGNPAEVKVYQRALDAFEQENPNIEVKLVSVPGDPYEQKLLTQLQGSRGPDVFYSYEPTIARLIGAKQVQPLGEFLKSDASDVKAEDFPEGLWGPAKRDGEIYGVTPDLNPMVMYYNKKVFKDAGVKTPQEYYDEGKWNWDAFEEVTSKLKAAGKQGYIAENWWAHWYSWVWSNGGRIFDEQGEYVLDHNEKGKEAFRFMYDMVNKGNVVYLGSLPKGQGADAMFMSNQVGMLAAGRWLEPLLSQNKSLDFDYIYWPSNTGKNEPVAIPVAYVAVNKNSPHLQEAMKLAAFYVSVKGQEARLIEGGNAMGTLAAADESIMKKAMIEHSNYLTEGRDRGHVHGSALAYDAQIPGLNSDITETIDLMFLGKQDAAATIEKLNQIISKAVK comes from the coding sequence ATGGACAATTACATGAGCTGGATAAAAATTGGTTTTTTTCTCAGCGTTCTGTTTTTACTTGCAGCGGCATGCACTACCTCTCCCAAGCTGGAAAACACGAAAGGGAAAAAAGTCCGGCTGACCATGCAAGTCTGGGGGAATCCTGCGGAGGTGAAGGTGTACCAGCGGGCACTGGATGCATTTGAACAGGAAAACCCGAATATTGAGGTTAAGCTGGTGTCTGTACCGGGAGACCCATATGAGCAAAAGCTGTTGACACAGCTTCAGGGAAGCCGCGGGCCGGACGTGTTTTATTCGTATGAGCCGACGATTGCGCGTTTGATTGGAGCGAAGCAGGTGCAGCCTTTGGGCGAATTTTTAAAAAGTGATGCCAGTGATGTAAAAGCCGAGGATTTTCCAGAAGGATTATGGGGCCCGGCGAAGCGTGATGGGGAAATCTATGGGGTCACTCCCGACTTGAATCCAATGGTGATGTACTACAACAAGAAGGTCTTTAAGGATGCCGGTGTGAAGACACCGCAGGAATACTACGACGAAGGAAAGTGGAATTGGGATGCGTTTGAGGAAGTTACATCGAAGCTGAAAGCTGCCGGAAAACAGGGCTATATTGCAGAAAACTGGTGGGCTCACTGGTATTCATGGGTGTGGTCGAATGGCGGCCGGATTTTTGATGAACAAGGCGAGTATGTACTGGATCACAATGAAAAGGGCAAGGAAGCCTTCCGCTTCATGTACGATATGGTGAACAAGGGAAATGTGGTATATCTCGGCTCACTTCCCAAAGGGCAGGGGGCTGACGCCATGTTCATGTCCAACCAGGTCGGTATGCTGGCGGCGGGAAGATGGCTGGAGCCCTTGCTTAGCCAGAATAAAAGCCTCGACTTTGATTATATTTACTGGCCTTCCAACACGGGCAAAAATGAACCTGTCGCCATTCCGGTTGCTTACGTAGCCGTAAACAAAAACAGTCCGCATCTGCAAGAGGCCATGAAGCTGGCCGCATTCTACGTCTCGGTGAAGGGGCAGGAGGCGCGACTGATTGAAGGTGGGAATGCCATGGGTACGCTTGCCGCCGCAGATGAGAGCATTATGAAAAAAGCGATGATTGAGCATTCCAACTATTTGACCGAAGGACGTGACAGAGGGCATGTGCATGGCTCTGCACTGGCCTATGATGCTCAGATACCAGGATTAAACTCGGATATCACGGAGACGATTGACCTGATGTTCCTGGGCAAGCAGGATGCCGCGGCAACGATTGAGAAGCTGAATCAGATCATATCCAAGGCGGTCAAGTAG